A DNA window from Desulfobacterales bacterium contains the following coding sequences:
- a CDS encoding cupin domain-containing protein yields MTEDKNDINPRETGKIHRHEEVVRPILVKNIVQKSPLKDMYDCKERKHRSRDIDLPMRTINIHLSELVPGKSSRMHKHHNEALVFILEGKGYSIVQGERYDWEQGDALYMPTMNWHSHVNEGPDRVIYLGITNKRLLNFLGLDRWIEVGKNVTQEEYEKELKTIEPSPYSWVSITPEGGVKNGEGFKYL; encoded by the coding sequence ATGACGGAAGACAAAAATGATATCAATCCGCGGGAAACCGGCAAGATTCATCGCCATGAAGAAGTTGTCCGGCCGATACTGGTCAAGAATATTGTTCAGAAAAGCCCCTTAAAGGACATGTACGACTGCAAGGAGCGCAAGCACCGCAGCCGGGATATCGATCTGCCCATGCGCACCATTAATATTCATCTGTCGGAACTGGTCCCCGGAAAAAGCTCCCGGATGCATAAGCACCACAACGAAGCGCTGGTATTTATTCTGGAGGGGAAAGGCTATTCCATTGTTCAGGGCGAGCGTTATGACTGGGAGCAGGGTGACGCCCTTTACATGCCGACCATGAACTGGCATTCCCACGTGAATGAAGGACCGGACCGGGTCATTTATCTGGGGATTACCAATAAGCGGCTGCTGAACTTTCTGGGCTTGGACCGCTGGATTGAGGTGGGTAAAAACGTCACCCAGGAAGAATATGAAAAAGAGCTCAAAACCATTGAGCCGTCCCCGTACTCCTGGGTTTCAATTACGCCGGAGGGGGGGGTGAAGAACGGAGAGGGATTTAAGTACCTTTAG